A region of Enoplosus armatus isolate fEnoArm2 chromosome 14, fEnoArm2.hap1, whole genome shotgun sequence DNA encodes the following proteins:
- the amotl2b gene encoding angiomotin-like 2b, whose product MSSTEEPSGTVLHRLIQEQLRYGNPTDTRTLLAIQQQALRGGSGSNSGPSSGGEMGRSPRSSLESLTQEDPSFPQLSARQEPQGQEHQGDYHHSESGYQLYHLHGEELPTYEQAKVHSQYLASHWAPTGPIRQLHEGTLLHEGAFHEEADLMELKCSHVRSLSEHCMQISLERNDAAAKAEAIKSTSHSYPELPYYTQQSLQSTGQSLDKRSPPPEYSAPIQGQGFIPHQVQESMQAQQHRYVQSGQPAEVPCYSTFNSLPPAGLEEPNQVELLLMENERLRQELEAHREKTGRIQKLEQEIQRISEAYETLMQGSSKRENLEQTLRRRLVAEIRRLQDFNRDLRENLENARTHVAKEVEAADHNQHIMAKLLEQNEEQNFERERAERELQRLRSTAEEQSGRAKRLEEALEAARGRGRQLEEELRRKRAYVEKVERLQSALAQLQSTCEKRESLEMKLRTRLEQELRSLRAQQRQSQPPGVTMSSLQERLREREERILALEADMVRWEQKYLEESTMRQFAMEVAATAAAQRDTTIINHSPCHSSNNSFNEELPVADYRNQEMENRIRALYAQILEKDAVIKILNQRLHQDQGRKNEQSPRTNLLNTAGAPLRPASSTPSISTTKSTSKSRGKSLSDDQTLPNRQFSAQSEPGTLERPTEGTKAKEAANTTKLNSDKAKKLLLNPFKGLDELESEAVEIFI is encoded by the exons ATGTCGTCCACTGAAGAGCCGTCTGGCACGGTCCTGCACCGGCTCATCCAGGAGCAGCTCCGCTATGGAAACCCCACAGACACCCGCACCTTATTAGCCATCCAGCAGCAGGCCCTGCGCGGAGGCAGTGGAAGCAACAGTGGACCCAGCAGTGGAGGCGAAATGGGCAGGAGCCCACGATCCTCTTTGGAGAGTCTTACCCAGGAGGACCCTTCCTTCCCTCAGCTCTCTGCGAGGCAGGAGCCTCAGGGCCAGGAGCACCAGGGGGACTACCACCACTCAGAAAGTGGCTACCAGCTCTACCATTTGCACGGGGAAGAGCTGCCAACTTATGAGCAGGCCAAGGTGCACTCTCAGTATCTGGCCTCTCACTGGGCCCCTACAGGCCCCATCAGGCAGCTCCATGAGGGGACGCTCCTGCATGAGGGGGCCTTCCACGAAGAGGCAGATCTGATGGAGCTGAAGTGCAGCCACGTGCGGTCACTCAGTGAGCATTGCATGCAGATATCTCTGGAGAGGAATGATGCAGCTGCTAAAGCAGAGGCCATCAAGAGCACGTCTCACAGCTACCCTGAGCTTCCTTACTACACACAGCAAAGCCTCCAGAGCACAGGGCAGAGCCTGGACAAGCGCAGCCCACCCCCAGAGTACTCAGCCCCCATCCAGGGCCAAGGATTTATCCCTCACCAGGTCCAGGAGTCGATGCAGGCACAGCAGCACAG GTATGTCCAGTCTGGTCAGCCAGCTGAAGTGCCCTGCTACAGCACATTCAACAGCCTGCCACCTGCTGGCTTGGAGGAGCCCAACcaggtggagctgctgctgatggagaaTGAGAGGCTGAGGCAAGAGCTGGAGGCACACAGGGAGAAGACTGGCCGCATTCAGAAG tTGGAGCAGGAGATCCAGCGTATTTCGGAGGCCTATGAGACACTGATGCAGGGCAGCAGTAAGAGGGAAAACCTGGAGCAGACACTGAGGAGGAGGCTAGTGGCTGAGATCAGGAGGCTGCAGGATTTCAACAGAGACCTTAGAG AAAACTTGGAAAATGCCAGAACGCATGTTGCAAAAGAAGTAGAAGCGGCCGACCATAACCAGCACATCATGGCCAAACTCCTTGAACAAA ATGAGGAGCAGAACTTTGAGCGGGAGCGCGCAGAGCGGGAGCTGCAGCGATTGCGATCCACGGCGGAGGAGCAGAGCGGCAGGGCAAAGCGACTCGAGGAGGCCCTGGAGGCAGCTCGTGGACGAGGGcgccagctggaggaggagttgaggaggaagagggcttACGTGGAGAAGGTGGAGAGGCTTCAGAGTGCGCTGGCTCAGCTACAGTCCACCTGTGAGAAGAGGGAGAGCCTGGAGATGAAGCTGAGGACGCGACTGGAGCAGGAGCTGAGGAGTCTGAGGGCACAACAG AGGCAGTCCCAGCCACCAGGCGTGACCATGAGCTCCCTCCAAGAGCGTCTGCGGGAGCGGGAGGAACGAATTCTGGCCCTTGAGGCCGACATGGTGCGCTGGGAGCAGAAGTACCTGGAAGAGAGCACCATGAGGCAGTTTGCAATGGAGGTGGCTGCGACAGCCGCTGCACAGAG AGACACCACCATCATTAACCACTCGCCCTGCCACTCCTCTAACAACAGCTTCAACGAGGAGCTGCCAGTTGCAGACTACAGGAATCAGGAGATGGAGAACAG GATCCGCGCCCTTTACGCTCAGATCTTGGAAAAAGATGCTGTGATCAAGATCCTCAACCAGCGGCTGCACCAGGACCAGGGGCGGAAGAACGAGCAGAGTCCCCGTACAAACCTCCTGAATACGGCGGGGGCACCCCTCCGACCcgcctcctccactccctctaTCAGCACCACCAAGAGCACCTCAAAGAGTAGAG GTAAGAGTCTTTCAGATGATCAGACTTTGCCAAACCGTCAGTTCTCTGCTCAGTCTGAACCTGGAACGCTGGAGCGGCCCACGGAGGGAACCAAAGCCAAAGAGGCTGCCAACACGACTAAGCTCAACAGTG acaaGGCCAAGAAGTTGCTATTAAACCCCTTCAAAGGCCTGGATGAGCTGGAGTCAGAGGCAGTGGAAATCTTCATTTAA